The Kosakonia sacchari SP1 genome includes a window with the following:
- a CDS encoding YbfB/YjiJ family MFS transporter, giving the protein MAQRVALCGFIVLVVAMGIGRFAFTPQVPLMIRDEQLTLTSAGLVAAINYLGYLLGAWDAMRAQRHIEARLYLGIGGAVALTFLSSLADNAVIHGTLRLVIGAMSGWAMVLIAAWTNERLAHAGKPGLSAAVFAGPGAGIALSGLLAVAIQAKGLSAASAWQVYGVLALLLVALIARYLPRPGEWHRPGEKPQPLQLTTDLKRLVWSYSLAGFGYILPATFLSQMAALRFPGSLFAQFVWPVFGAAAVVGIALSILLRHVGHSHQRLAVVLWLQGAGVLAAWLLPGMSGLVCGALLVGGGFLCAVQLSLLYGRELAPNHTRYMAGLLTTGYAMGQLVGPMTSALSTWLTQRLEPALGVAAIALVIGGVLVWKRAA; this is encoded by the coding sequence ATGGCGCAACGTGTGGCGCTTTGTGGGTTTATTGTGCTGGTGGTCGCGATGGGCATCGGGCGTTTTGCCTTCACGCCGCAGGTGCCGTTGATGATTCGCGACGAGCAACTGACCCTGACCAGCGCCGGGCTGGTGGCGGCGATTAACTACCTCGGTTATCTGCTTGGTGCCTGGGACGCAATGCGCGCGCAGCGGCATATCGAAGCCCGTCTTTATCTTGGTATTGGCGGCGCGGTGGCGTTGACCTTTCTCTCTTCGCTTGCGGATAACGCCGTGATTCACGGCACATTGCGCCTGGTGATTGGCGCCATGAGCGGCTGGGCGATGGTGCTGATTGCCGCCTGGACCAACGAGCGGCTGGCGCATGCCGGAAAACCAGGACTGAGCGCCGCGGTTTTCGCCGGGCCGGGGGCGGGCATTGCATTAAGCGGCCTGCTGGCGGTGGCGATCCAGGCAAAAGGGTTAAGCGCTGCCTCCGCCTGGCAGGTGTATGGCGTGCTGGCGCTGCTGCTGGTGGCGTTGATTGCTCGCTATTTGCCGCGTCCTGGCGAGTGGCATCGGCCGGGAGAAAAACCGCAGCCGTTACAGTTAACCACGGATCTTAAACGGCTGGTATGGAGCTATAGCCTCGCCGGGTTTGGCTATATCTTACCGGCGACGTTTCTGTCGCAAATGGCGGCGCTGCGCTTTCCTGGCAGCTTGTTTGCCCAGTTTGTCTGGCCGGTGTTCGGTGCCGCAGCGGTGGTGGGGATAGCGCTCAGTATTTTGCTGCGCCACGTTGGTCACAGCCATCAGCGGCTGGCGGTCGTGCTGTGGTTGCAGGGCGCGGGCGTACTGGCGGCATGGTTGCTGCCAGGGATGAGCGGGCTGGTATGTGGTGCGTTGCTGGTGGGCGGCGGATTTCTTTGCGCCGTGCAGCTTTCACTGCTGTATGGACGCGAGCTCGCGCCCAATCACACACGTTATATGGCCGGGTTATTGACCACCGGCTATGCGATGGGGCAACTGGTTGGCCCTATGACTTCCGCGCTTTCCACCTGGCTTACACAGCGGCTTGAACCGGCGCTTGGTGTGGCGGCAATTGCCCTGGTCATTGGCGGGGTTTTAGTCTGGAAGCGCGCGGCCTGA
- the folE gene encoding GTP cyclohydrolase I FolE, producing MSSLSKEAALVHEALVARGLETPLRPPVQMDNESRKRLIAGHMTEIMQLLNLDLNDDSLMETPHRIAKMYVDEIFSGLDYANFPKITVIENKMKVDEMVTVRDITLTSTCEHHFVTIDGKATVAYIPKDSVIGLSKINRIVQFFAQRPQVQERLTQQILTALQTLLGTNNVAVSIDAVHYCVKARGIRDATSATTTTSLGGLFKSSQNTRQEFLRAVRHTN from the coding sequence ATGTCATCACTCAGTAAAGAAGCGGCGCTCGTTCACGAGGCTTTGGTTGCTCGTGGTCTGGAAACGCCGCTGCGCCCACCGGTGCAAATGGATAACGAATCCCGTAAACGTCTTATCGCCGGGCATATGACCGAGATTATGCAACTGCTGAATCTCGATCTGAATGATGACAGCCTGATGGAAACGCCGCATCGCATCGCCAAAATGTATGTCGATGAGATCTTCTCCGGCCTCGATTACGCGAACTTCCCGAAGATCACCGTTATTGAAAACAAAATGAAAGTCGATGAGATGGTGACGGTGCGCGATATCACGCTGACCAGCACCTGCGAACACCATTTTGTCACTATCGACGGCAAAGCCACCGTTGCCTATATTCCGAAGGATTCAGTGATTGGCCTGTCGAAAATCAACCGTATCGTGCAATTTTTTGCGCAGCGCCCGCAGGTACAGGAGCGACTGACGCAGCAGATCCTGACCGCGCTGCAAACGCTGCTCGGCACCAACAATGTCGCGGTTTCTATTGATGCGGTGCATTATTGTGTGAAAGCGCGCGGCATCCGCGATGCGACCAGCGCGACGACGACCACCTCGCTTGGTGGTTTGTTCAAGTCGAGCCAGAATACCCGCCAGGAGTTCCTGCGCGCCGTCCGCCACACTAACTAA
- the yeiB gene encoding DUF418 domain-containing protein YeiB encodes MERNVTLDFIRGIAILGILLLNITAFGLPKAAYLNPAWYGNITASDAWTWALLDLFAQVKFLSLFAILFGAGLQMLLPRGKRWIQSRLTLLVLLGFVHGLFFWDGDILLAYGLVGLIAWRMVRDAQNVKTMFNTGVVLYLIGIAVLLLLGGISGSQPNRSWLPDAANVQYETWWRVSGSLGEAISNRADMLSNALLALGAQYGWQLAGMMLTGAALMRSGWLKGQFSLRHYRRTGALLIGLGLLINIPAIIAQWQLGWSYRWCAFLLQAPRELGAPLQAVGYAALAWGFWPQICGYKLVNAIACVGRMALTNYLLQTLICITLFNRFGLFMQFDRLQLLAFVPAVWAVNILFSLFWLRRFRQGPMEWLWRQLTARAAGTSLARTSR; translated from the coding sequence ATGGAGAGGAATGTCACGCTGGATTTTATTCGTGGCATCGCCATTCTCGGGATCCTGTTGCTGAATATCACCGCCTTTGGTTTGCCAAAGGCGGCCTATCTTAACCCTGCCTGGTACGGCAATATCACGGCGTCGGATGCCTGGACCTGGGCGCTGCTCGATCTCTTCGCGCAGGTGAAATTCCTCTCGCTGTTTGCCATTTTGTTCGGTGCGGGTCTGCAAATGTTGCTGCCGCGCGGTAAGCGCTGGATCCAGTCGCGCCTGACGCTGCTGGTGCTGCTCGGTTTCGTCCATGGTCTCTTTTTCTGGGATGGCGATATTCTGCTGGCTTATGGGCTGGTGGGGCTGATTGCCTGGCGCATGGTGCGTGACGCGCAGAACGTGAAAACGATGTTTAACACCGGAGTGGTGCTGTACCTGATTGGCATTGCTGTTCTGTTGTTGCTGGGGGGCATTTCGGGTTCGCAGCCGAACCGCTCCTGGTTGCCGGATGCAGCGAATGTGCAGTACGAAACCTGGTGGCGAGTCAGCGGGAGCCTCGGGGAGGCCATCAGTAATCGTGCAGATATGCTCTCTAACGCGCTGCTGGCGCTGGGGGCGCAATATGGCTGGCAACTGGCGGGCATGATGCTGACAGGTGCGGCGCTGATGCGCAGCGGCTGGTTGAAAGGGCAATTCAGCCTGCGTCATTACCGCCGAACGGGGGCGCTGCTGATTGGCTTAGGGCTGCTGATCAACATCCCGGCGATTATTGCCCAGTGGCAGCTTGGTTGGTCGTATCGCTGGTGCGCTTTTCTTCTGCAAGCCCCGCGTGAACTTGGCGCGCCGCTACAGGCGGTGGGTTACGCGGCGCTGGCGTGGGGGTTCTGGCCGCAGATCTGCGGTTACAAACTGGTCAATGCCATTGCCTGCGTTGGACGCATGGCGCTCACTAACTACCTGCTGCAAACGTTAATCTGCATCACCTTATTCAATCGTTTCGGGCTGTTTATGCAGTTCGACCGTCTGCAATTGCTGGCTTTTGTACCTGCGGTGTGGGCCGTGAATATCCTCTTCTCTCTGTTCTGGCTCAGGCGTTTTCGTCAGGGGCCAATGGAATGGCTATGGCGGCAATTGACCGCACGTGCTGCAGGGACATCATTAGCACGCACATCCAGATAA
- the galS gene encoding HTH-type transcriptional regulator GalS: MITIRDVARHAGVSVATVSRVLNNSALVSPETRETVMKAVAQLGYRPNANAQALATQVSDTIGVVVMDVSDAFFGALVKAVDTVAQQHEKYVLIGNSYHEAEKERHAIEVLIRQRCNALIVHSKALSDEELTGFMEQIPGMVLINRLVPGYAHRCVCLDNVSGAVMATRMLLNNSHQRIGYLASSHQIEDNDMRREGWFRALEEQGINAPDSWVGTGSPDMQGGEAAMVELLGRNLQLTAVFAYNDSMAAGALTALKDNGIAVPQHLSLIGFDDIPIARYTDPQLTTVRYPVASMARLATELALQGAAGKLDPEAAHCFMPTLVRRHSVTARQTVAPITNL, from the coding sequence ATGATCACCATTCGTGACGTTGCCCGGCATGCGGGCGTCTCTGTCGCGACGGTGTCCCGCGTGCTCAATAACAGCGCGCTGGTCAGCCCGGAAACGCGCGAAACGGTGATGAAAGCCGTCGCCCAACTGGGTTATCGCCCGAATGCCAACGCCCAGGCGCTGGCGACGCAGGTTAGCGACACCATTGGCGTGGTGGTGATGGACGTCTCTGATGCCTTTTTCGGTGCGCTGGTGAAAGCGGTAGATACGGTTGCGCAGCAGCACGAAAAATATGTGCTGATTGGCAACAGTTATCACGAGGCGGAAAAGGAGCGTCACGCCATTGAAGTCCTGATCCGCCAGCGTTGTAACGCCCTGATTGTTCACTCAAAAGCACTTAGCGATGAGGAACTGACAGGCTTTATGGAGCAGATCCCCGGCATGGTGCTGATCAACCGCCTGGTGCCAGGTTATGCGCACCGCTGTGTTTGCCTTGATAACGTCAGCGGGGCGGTGATGGCGACGCGCATGCTGCTCAATAACAGCCATCAACGCATCGGTTATCTGGCGTCCAGCCATCAAATCGAAGACAACGATATGCGCCGCGAGGGGTGGTTCCGCGCGCTGGAAGAGCAGGGGATTAACGCCCCGGACAGCTGGGTTGGCACCGGTTCGCCGGACATGCAGGGCGGTGAAGCGGCGATGGTGGAATTGCTCGGGCGCAATCTGCAACTGACCGCAGTCTTCGCCTATAACGACAGCATGGCGGCGGGGGCGCTGACGGCGCTGAAAGACAACGGCATTGCGGTGCCACAGCATTTATCACTGATTGGTTTCGATGATATTCCCATTGCACGTTACACCGATCCGCAACTGACGACGGTGCGTTACCCGGTCGCGTCAATGGCGCGCCTGGCGACCGAGCTGGCGTTGCAGGGAGCCGCAGGCAAGCTGGATCCAGAGGCTGCGCACTGCTTTATGCCGACGCTGGTACGCCGCCATTCCGTGACTGCGCGGCAAACTGTGGCACCGATCACTAACTTATAA
- the mglB gene encoding galactose/glucose ABC transporter substrate-binding protein MglB produces the protein MNKKVLTLSAVMASMLFGAAAHAADTRIGVTIYKYDDNFMSVVRKAIEKDAKAAPDVQLLMNDSQNDQSKQNDQIDVLLAKGVKALAINLVDPAAAGTVIEKARGQNVPVVFFNKEPSRKALDSYDKAYYVGTDSKESGVIQGDLIAKHWAANPAWDLNKDGQIQFVLLKGEPGHPDAEARTTYVIKELNDKGIKTQQLALDTAMWDTAQAKDKMDAWLSGPNANKIEVVIANNDAMAMGAVEALKAHNKSAIPVFGVDALPEALALVKSGAMAGTVLNDANNQAKASFDLAKNLAEGKGAADGTNWKIDNKIVRIPYVGVDKDNLAEIAGK, from the coding sequence ATGAATAAGAAGGTGTTGACTCTGTCTGCTGTTATGGCAAGCATGCTTTTTGGCGCAGCCGCACACGCAGCGGATACCCGCATTGGTGTGACCATCTATAAATATGACGACAACTTTATGTCCGTTGTCCGTAAGGCTATTGAGAAAGACGCCAAAGCAGCGCCAGATGTTCAGCTGCTGATGAACGACTCGCAGAATGACCAATCCAAACAGAACGACCAGATCGACGTGCTGCTGGCGAAAGGCGTAAAAGCACTGGCGATCAACCTGGTTGATCCGGCTGCGGCAGGTACGGTGATTGAGAAAGCGCGTGGTCAAAACGTTCCGGTTGTTTTCTTTAACAAAGAACCTTCTCGTAAAGCGCTGGATAGCTACGATAAAGCCTATTACGTGGGTACCGATTCCAAAGAATCCGGCGTGATTCAGGGTGACCTGATTGCTAAACACTGGGCGGCAAACCCGGCCTGGGATCTGAACAAAGATGGCCAGATTCAGTTCGTACTGCTGAAAGGCGAGCCGGGCCACCCGGATGCTGAAGCACGTACCACTTACGTTATCAAAGAGCTGAACGACAAGGGCATTAAAACCCAGCAGTTGGCTCTGGATACCGCGATGTGGGATACCGCTCAGGCGAAAGACAAAATGGACGCCTGGCTCTCTGGCCCGAACGCTAACAAAATTGAAGTGGTTATCGCTAACAACGACGCGATGGCAATGGGCGCGGTTGAGGCACTGAAAGCACACAACAAATCTGCTATTCCGGTCTTTGGCGTCGATGCGCTGCCAGAAGCGCTGGCGCTGGTGAAATCCGGTGCAATGGCCGGTACCGTGCTGAACGATGCGAACAACCAGGCGAAAGCAAGCTTTGATCTGGCGAAAAACCTGGCCGAAGGTAAAGGCGCGGCAGATGGCACCAACTGGAAAATCGACAATAAAATTGTTCGTATTCCTTACGTAGGTGTAGATAAAGACAACCTGGCTGAAATCGCCGGTAAATAA
- the mglA gene encoding galactose/methyl galactoside ABC transporter ATP-binding protein MglA, with protein sequence MVSNNTQSSGEFLLEMSNINKSFPGVKALDNVNLKVRPHSIHALMGENGAGKSTLLKCLFGIYQKDSGSILFQGKEIDFHSAKEALENGISMVHQELNLVLQRSVMDNMWLGRYPTKGMFVDQDKMFHDTKAIFDELDIDIDPKARVGTLSVSQMQMIEIAKAFSYDAKIVIMDEPTSSLTEKEVNHLFKIIRKLKERGCGIVYISHKMEEIFQLCDEITILRDGQWIATQPLEGLDMDKIIAMMVGRSLNQRFPDKHNVPGETILEVRNLTSLRQPSIRDISFDLRKGEILGIAGLVGAKRTDIVETLFGIREKSAGTIKLHGKLINNHTANEAINNGFALVTEERRSTGIYAYLDIGFNSLISNIQNYKNKVGLLDNSRMKSDTQWVIDSMRVKTPGHRTQIGSLSGGNQQKVVIGRWLLTQPEILMLDEPTRGIDVGAKFEIYQLIAELAKKNKGIIIISSEMPELLGITDRILVMSNGLVSGIVDTKTTTQNEILRLASLHL encoded by the coding sequence ATGGTCAGCAATAATACTCAGTCGTCAGGTGAATTCTTGTTGGAAATGAGCAATATCAACAAGTCTTTTCCCGGCGTAAAGGCACTCGATAATGTCAATTTGAAAGTCCGTCCGCATTCGATCCATGCATTAATGGGCGAGAACGGTGCGGGGAAATCAACATTATTAAAATGTCTTTTTGGGATCTATCAAAAAGATTCCGGTAGCATTCTTTTTCAGGGGAAAGAGATCGACTTCCATTCCGCGAAAGAAGCGCTGGAAAATGGTATTTCGATGGTTCACCAGGAACTCAACCTGGTGTTGCAACGCTCCGTGATGGACAATATGTGGCTGGGTCGTTACCCGACCAAAGGCATGTTTGTCGATCAGGATAAAATGTTCCACGATACCAAAGCCATTTTTGATGAGCTGGATATTGATATCGACCCTAAAGCACGCGTGGGAACATTATCTGTATCGCAAATGCAGATGATTGAAATTGCCAAAGCGTTCTCTTACGACGCCAAAATTGTCATTATGGATGAACCGACTTCTTCGCTGACGGAAAAAGAAGTCAATCATCTTTTTAAAATTATCCGTAAACTGAAAGAACGCGGCTGCGGAATTGTTTATATCTCCCATAAAATGGAAGAGATATTCCAGCTGTGCGATGAAATTACGATCCTGCGCGACGGCCAGTGGATTGCCACCCAGCCGCTGGAAGGGCTGGATATGGACAAGATCATCGCGATGATGGTTGGCCGTTCCCTGAACCAGCGCTTCCCGGATAAGCACAACGTGCCGGGCGAAACCATTCTTGAAGTGCGTAATCTCACCTCGTTGCGCCAGCCCTCTATTCGCGATATCTCCTTTGATTTGCGCAAAGGCGAAATTCTCGGTATCGCAGGTCTGGTCGGGGCGAAACGTACTGATATTGTTGAGACGTTATTTGGCATTCGCGAAAAGTCCGCTGGCACCATTAAACTTCATGGCAAACTGATTAATAATCACACCGCCAATGAAGCGATTAATAATGGCTTTGCGCTGGTGACGGAAGAACGCCGTTCTACTGGTATTTATGCGTATCTTGATATCGGATTTAACTCACTAATCTCGAATATTCAGAATTACAAAAATAAAGTCGGCTTGCTGGATAATAGCCGTATGAAGAGTGATACCCAGTGGGTTATTGACTCCATGCGTGTTAAAACACCCGGCCACCGTACACAAATTGGTTCGCTTTCCGGTGGTAACCAGCAAAAAGTGGTTATTGGTCGCTGGTTATTAACACAGCCAGAAATTTTAATGCTCGATGAGCCGACCCGTGGTATTGACGTTGGGGCTAAATTTGAAATTTACCAACTGATTGCCGAACTCGCGAAAAAGAATAAGGGGATCATTATTATTTCCTCTGAAATGCCTGAGTTGTTAGGCATCACTGACCGTATTCTGGTAATGAGCAATGGCCTTGTTTCCGGAATTGTTGATACTAAAACGACAACGCAAAACGAAATTCTCCGTCTTGCGTCTTTGCACCTTTAA
- the mglC gene encoding galactose/methyl galactoside ABC transporter permease MglC, with the protein MSALNKKTFLTYLKDGGIYVVLLVLLAIIIFQDPTFLSLLNLSNILTQSSVRIIIALGVAGLIVTQGTDLSAGRQVGLAAVVAATLLQSMENVNKVFPDMATMPIPVVILIVCAIGAVIGLVNGIVIAYLNVTPFITTLGTMIIVYGINSLYYDFVGASPISGFDSGFSTFTQGFIALGSFRLSYITFYALIAVAFVWVLWNKTRFGKNIFAIGGNPEAAKVSGVNVALNLLMIYALSGVFYAFGGMLEAGRIGSATNNLGFMYELDAIAACVVGGVSFSGGVGTVLGVVTGVIIFTVINYGLTYIGINPYWQYIIKGGIIIFAVALDSLKYARKK; encoded by the coding sequence ATGAGTGCGTTAAATAAGAAAACTTTTCTCACTTATCTGAAAGACGGCGGTATTTACGTTGTTCTTTTAGTGTTACTGGCCATTATCATTTTTCAGGATCCCACTTTCTTAAGTCTGCTGAACTTAAGTAATATTCTGACCCAATCCTCGGTGCGTATTATTATCGCGCTGGGCGTGGCGGGGCTGATTGTTACTCAGGGTACTGACCTTTCCGCCGGGCGCCAGGTTGGCCTCGCGGCGGTGGTTGCCGCAACGTTGCTGCAATCGATGGAAAACGTCAACAAGGTCTTCCCGGATATGGCGACAATGCCGATTCCGGTGGTGATCCTGATTGTTTGTGCCATCGGCGCGGTGATTGGCCTGGTGAACGGTATCGTGATTGCATACCTGAACGTGACGCCGTTTATCACCACGCTGGGTACGATGATCATCGTTTACGGTATCAACTCCCTGTACTACGACTTTGTGGGCGCGTCGCCGATTTCCGGCTTCGACAGCGGCTTCTCGACCTTTACGCAGGGCTTTATTGCGCTGGGTAGCTTCCGCTTGTCGTATATCACCTTCTATGCGTTGATCGCCGTGGCGTTCGTCTGGGTGCTGTGGAATAAAACCCGCTTTGGCAAAAACATTTTCGCCATCGGTGGTAACCCGGAAGCGGCGAAAGTCTCCGGCGTTAACGTGGCGCTGAACCTGCTGATGATTTACGCGCTGTCCGGTGTGTTCTATGCCTTCGGCGGGATGCTGGAAGCGGGTCGTATCGGTTCGGCTACCAACAACCTTGGCTTTATGTATGAACTGGACGCCATCGCCGCCTGCGTGGTTGGCGGGGTCTCCTTCAGTGGCGGCGTGGGTACCGTGCTTGGTGTGGTGACCGGTGTGATTATCTTCACCGTCATCAACTACGGTCTGACCTATATCGGTATTAACCCGTACTGGCAGTACATCATCAAGGGCGGCATCATTATCTTCGCCGTAGCGCTGGACTCGCTGAAATACGCCCGTAAAAAATAA
- the sanA gene encoding outer membrane permeability protein SanA produces MLKRFTYSLLVLIGLLLLTALGLDRWMSWKTAPYIYDDLQDLPWRQVGVVLGTAKYYRTGVINQYYRYRIQGALNAYNSGKVNYLLLSGDNALQSYNEPMTMRKDLIAAGVDPADIVLDYAGFRTLDSIVRTRKVFDTNDFIIITQRFHCERALFIAQHMGIQAQCYAVPSPKDMWSVRVREFGARLGTIADLYIFKREPRFLGPLVPIPSMQEVPDDAQGYPAVTAEQLIDMQKKGKN; encoded by the coding sequence ATGTTAAAGCGTTTTACTTACAGCTTGTTAGTCCTTATCGGCTTACTGCTGTTAACTGCGCTTGGCTTAGACCGCTGGATGAGCTGGAAAACCGCCCCCTATATTTACGACGACTTGCAGGATCTCCCCTGGCGCCAGGTTGGGGTGGTTCTCGGCACTGCGAAGTACTACCGCACCGGCGTTATCAATCAATATTACCGCTACCGGATTCAGGGTGCGCTTAATGCGTATAACAGCGGCAAGGTTAACTACCTGTTGCTGAGCGGCGATAATGCGCTGCAAAGTTACAACGAACCGATGACCATGCGTAAGGATTTGATTGCCGCCGGTGTCGATCCTGCCGATATCGTGCTGGATTACGCCGGTTTCCGTACGCTGGATTCGATTGTGCGTACCCGCAAAGTCTTCGACACTAACGATTTCATTATCATTACCCAGCGTTTCCACTGCGAACGTGCGCTGTTTATCGCCCAGCATATGGGCATTCAGGCGCAGTGTTACGCCGTGCCGTCACCGAAAGATATGTGGAGCGTACGCGTACGCGAGTTTGGCGCGCGGCTGGGCACGATTGCCGATCTCTACATCTTCAAGCGTGAGCCGCGCTTCCTCGGCCCGCTGGTGCCCATTCCGTCAATGCAGGAAGTGCCGGACGACGCACAAGGCTACCCGGCCGTCACCGCCGAGCAGCTTATCGATATGCAAAAGAAAGGAAAAAACTGA
- the cdd gene encoding cytidine deaminase, whose translation MHSRFHSAFSGLAENLQTALAPLLADDHFPAMLSAEQVATLQSATGLDEDALAFALLPLAAACARTDLSHFNVGAIARGVSGTWYFGANMEFLGATMQQTVHAEQSAISHAWLRGEKALSSITVNYTPCGHCRQFMNELNSGLNLRINLPGRAPHTLGDYLPDAFGPKDLDIKTLLMDQQNHGFSLNGDEVTQAAIHAANKSHSPYTTSPSGVAILCRDGRIFSGSYAENAAFNPTLPPLQGALNLLSLSGFDYADIQRAVLAERADAPLTQWDATAATLRALGCEKVERVLLSK comes from the coding sequence ATGCATTCACGTTTTCACTCTGCTTTTTCCGGGCTTGCGGAGAATTTACAGACCGCACTGGCTCCTCTGCTGGCGGATGATCACTTCCCCGCCATGCTGAGCGCAGAGCAGGTGGCAACTTTGCAAAGCGCGACGGGGCTTGACGAGGACGCGCTGGCGTTTGCGTTGCTGCCGCTCGCCGCCGCCTGCGCCCGCACCGATCTTTCCCACTTTAATGTGGGCGCAATTGCGCGTGGCGTCAGCGGAACATGGTACTTCGGTGCCAATATGGAGTTTCTTGGCGCGACGATGCAGCAAACCGTGCATGCCGAGCAGAGCGCTATTAGCCACGCCTGGCTGCGCGGTGAAAAAGCGCTCTCTTCCATCACCGTCAACTACACGCCGTGCGGCCACTGCCGCCAGTTTATGAATGAACTGAACAGCGGTCTGAATCTGCGCATTAACCTGCCGGGCCGCGCGCCGCATACGCTGGGCGATTACCTGCCGGACGCGTTTGGTCCCAAAGATCTGGACATCAAAACGCTGTTAATGGACCAACAGAATCACGGTTTTTCACTGAACGGGGATGAGGTAACGCAGGCGGCCATTCATGCAGCCAATAAAAGCCACTCGCCTTACACCACTTCGCCGTCAGGCGTGGCAATTCTTTGCCGCGACGGGCGCATCTTCAGCGGGAGCTACGCGGAAAACGCCGCCTTCAACCCAACGCTGCCACCATTGCAAGGCGCGCTGAATCTGCTTAGCCTTAGCGGTTTTGATTACGCGGATATTCAACGCGCGGTGCTGGCGGAACGCGCCGATGCGCCGCTCACCCAATGGGATGCCACCGCCGCCACGCTGCGCGCGCTGGGATGTGAGAAGGTCGAACGCGTTTTGCTGAGTAAATAA
- a CDS encoding CidB/LrgB family autolysis modulator encodes MMTYIWWSLPLTLAVFFAARKLAARFKLPLLNPLLVAMVVIIPILLATGTPYDHYFQGSKILNDLLQPAVVALAFPLYEQLHQIRARWKSIITICFIGSMVAMFSGTAVALLMGATPEIAASILPKSVTTPIAMAVGGSIGGIPAISAVCVIFVGVLGAVFGHTLLNLMRITTKSARGLAMGTASHALGTARCAELDYQEGAFSSLALVICGIITSLVAPFLFPVILALLG; translated from the coding sequence ATGATGACGTATATCTGGTGGTCGTTACCGCTGACGCTGGCAGTGTTTTTCGCCGCGCGTAAACTCGCCGCGCGTTTCAAGCTGCCGCTGCTCAACCCGCTGCTGGTGGCGATGGTGGTGATTATCCCGATCCTGCTGGCGACGGGCACTCCCTATGACCACTATTTCCAGGGCAGTAAAATTCTTAACGATCTGCTGCAACCCGCCGTTGTCGCGCTGGCGTTTCCGCTCTATGAGCAGTTACATCAAATCCGCGCCCGCTGGAAATCGATTATTACGATCTGCTTTATCGGCAGCATGGTGGCGATGTTTTCCGGTACCGCCGTGGCGCTGCTGATGGGCGCGACACCGGAAATTGCAGCGTCGATATTACCGAAATCCGTCACCACGCCGATTGCAATGGCCGTTGGCGGCAGCATTGGCGGTATCCCGGCAATCAGTGCGGTCTGCGTGATCTTTGTTGGCGTATTGGGCGCCGTGTTCGGCCATACCTTGCTGAACCTGATGCGTATCACCACGAAATCGGCACGCGGGCTGGCAATGGGTACCGCCTCGCATGCGCTGGGCACCGCGCGCTGCGCCGAACTGGATTATCAGGAAGGGGCGTTCAGTTCGCTGGCGCTGGTGATTTGCGGGATTATCACCTCGTTGGTCGCACCGTTTCTGTTCCCGGTTATCCTCGCGTTGCTGGGCTAA
- a CDS encoding CidA/LrgA family protein, with amino-acid sequence MSNSLNIIWQYLRAFVLIYACLYAGIFVSSLLPIAIPGSIIGMLIMFVLLALQILPAKWVNPGCFILIRYMALLFVPIGVGVMQYYDLLRAQFGPIVISCAVSTIIVFLVVSWSTHLVHGERKVAGQKGQKE; translated from the coding sequence ATGAGTAACTCACTGAATATTATCTGGCAGTACCTTCGTGCGTTTGTGCTTATTTACGCTTGTCTCTACGCAGGCATTTTTGTTTCATCGCTGCTGCCCATTGCCATTCCTGGTAGCATTATCGGCATGCTGATTATGTTCGTGCTGCTGGCGCTGCAAATTCTGCCCGCCAAATGGGTAAATCCCGGCTGCTTTATTTTGATCCGTTATATGGCGCTGCTGTTCGTGCCCATTGGCGTAGGCGTGATGCAATATTACGACCTGCTGCGCGCGCAGTTCGGCCCGATTGTTATTTCCTGTGCGGTGAGCACAATTATCGTCTTTTTGGTGGTGAGCTGGAGCACCCATCTGGTGCACGGCGAGCGCAAAGTGGCAGGACAAAAAGGTCAGAAAGAATGA